A genomic stretch from Moraxella nasicaprae includes:
- the rplD gene encoding 50S ribosomal protein L4, with protein MNLKTVTGAAVELSEITFGREFNEALVHQVVTAYLAGARQGTRAQKTRGEVSGGGKKPWRQKGTGRARAGSIRSPIWVGGGRAFAAKPQDWSQKVNRKMYRGAMQCILAELVRQDRLILVDEISVSAPKTKELIAKLAELNAPRALIVTNEVDENLYLAARNIPYVNVLGTREVDPVSLVSFDKVIMSVEAAKQFEETLA; from the coding sequence GTGAATTTAAAAACTGTTACAGGTGCGGCGGTTGAACTATCTGAGATCACTTTTGGTCGTGAGTTCAATGAAGCCTTGGTACACCAAGTCGTAACTGCATACCTAGCTGGTGCTCGTCAAGGTACTCGCGCTCAAAAAACTCGTGGCGAAGTGTCTGGCGGTGGTAAAAAACCATGGCGTCAAAAAGGCACAGGTCGTGCTCGTGCTGGCTCAATTCGTAGCCCAATTTGGGTTGGTGGTGGTCGTGCATTCGCTGCTAAGCCACAAGATTGGTCACAAAAAGTAAACCGTAAGATGTATCGTGGTGCAATGCAATGCATTCTAGCTGAGCTTGTGCGTCAAGATCGTTTGATTTTGGTTGATGAAATTTCTGTTTCTGCACCAAAAACCAAAGAGCTTATCGCTAAGTTGGCTGAATTGAACGCCCCTCGTGCATTGATCGTGACTAACGAAGTTGACGAGAACTTGTACTTGGCTGCACGCAATATCCCATATGTGAATGTATTGGGTACTCGTGAAGTTGATCCAGTAAGCTTGGTTTCTTTTGACAAAGTTATCATGTCTGTTGAAGCCGCAAAACAATTTGAGGAGACACTTGCATGA
- the rplC gene encoding 50S ribosomal protein L3, which translates to MAIGLVGKKCGMTRVFTEAGVSIPVTVVEVDANRISQIKTVDTDGYNAIQITTGERRDSRVTAAQKGHFAKAGVAAGRGVWEFRAEASDLEGRELGGTILADLFEVGQLVDVTGQSKGKGFQGGVKRHNFRTQDATHGNSVSHRVLGSTGQNQTPGRVFKGKKMPGQMGNKQVTVQGLEIVSVDAEKGVLVIKGALPGANGGDVIVRPSVKA; encoded by the coding sequence ATGGCGATTGGTTTAGTCGGTAAAAAATGCGGCATGACCCGAGTCTTTACTGAGGCAGGTGTTTCTATCCCTGTAACAGTAGTTGAGGTTGATGCCAACCGCATCTCGCAAATCAAAACAGTAGACACCGACGGCTATAATGCGATTCAAATCACCACAGGTGAGCGTCGTGACAGCCGTGTGACTGCTGCACAAAAAGGACACTTCGCAAAAGCTGGCGTAGCCGCTGGTCGTGGTGTTTGGGAATTCCGCGCAGAAGCAAGCGATCTAGAAGGTCGTGAACTTGGCGGTACTATCCTAGCTGACCTATTTGAAGTGGGTCAATTGGTTGATGTTACTGGTCAATCAAAGGGTAAAGGTTTCCAAGGTGGTGTGAAGCGTCATAACTTCCGCACTCAAGACGCAACTCACGGTAACTCTGTTTCTCACCGTGTGCTTGGTTCTACTGGTCAAAACCAAACCCCAGGTCGTGTATTCAAAGGCAAAAAAATGCCAGGTCAAATGGGTAACAAACAAGTTACTGTTCAAGGCTTGGAAATTGTGTCTGTTGATGCTGAAAAAGGCGTACTGGTCATCAAAGGTGCACTTCCAGGTGCTAATGGTGGCGATGTTATCGTCCGTCCGTCAGTGAAAGCCTAG
- the rpsJ gene encoding 30S ribosomal protein S10 has product MANQRIRIRLKSFDHRLIDQSAQEIVDTAKRTGAQVCGPVPLPTRIERFNVLTSPHVNKDARDQYEIRTHKRMIDIVQPTDKTVDALMKLDLAAGVDVQIALG; this is encoded by the coding sequence ATGGCTAACCAGAGAATCCGTATCCGACTAAAATCTTTCGACCATCGTTTGATCGATCAGTCGGCACAAGAGATTGTCGATACTGCAAAGCGTACAGGTGCACAAGTTTGCGGCCCTGTTCCGTTGCCGACTCGTATTGAGCGGTTCAACGTATTGACATCACCACACGTCAACAAAGACGCTCGTGACCAGTACGAAATTCGCACCCATAAGCGTATGATCGACATCGTGCAACCAACTGATAAAACTGTTGATGCACTGATGAAGCTAGATCTAGCTGCTGGTGTAGATGTTCAAATCGCGTTAGGCTAA
- a CDS encoding Rne/Rng family ribonuclease: protein MQQIIINQSADECRLAVLTDGVVSRLSVEHACQRSLVDDIYLGTVVRVLPAMQAAFVDIGREKMGFLHADDLPVSTKTLSQLNGVPVTNNPLIEHRLRQGEQVLVQVVRDELGEKGVRLTANLAISTHLLVYRPDDVCQVKVSHKIRDKHRRQHLQASLSDWLTQEQMQGGLMARTLANDASDDDLQGHLGYLGQCQQQLTANLTAAKLAHQKTALLYQKPLSVRIIAEFVGAKTQTIIVDDGQLYHRLSEACQYLAPDLSHSIVHHTDDVPIFIAHQVEQAIQNALSRQVSLKSGGYLVIEETEAMVSIDVNTGSFVGHSSPSQLIYQTNLEAVDAIASQLILRNLGGIIVIDFIDMKEQEHRTNLYQRLQQALSSDSAKTQITQVKRPDLVVLTRERSTKSLLKQLCQPCKACQGMGWQKSPHTLGFEIMREILRLHRQHPKTSGFVVMVHESVLPWLSSDLKMVFDDLKNSINKQIEFRKNNQYRPNQFAVQPS from the coding sequence ATGCAACAAATCATTATCAACCAATCAGCAGATGAATGCCGCCTTGCGGTATTGACCGATGGTGTGGTCAGCCGATTGTCAGTGGAGCATGCTTGCCAACGAAGTTTGGTTGATGACATCTATCTGGGTACGGTGGTGCGAGTTTTGCCAGCGATGCAAGCGGCTTTTGTGGATATTGGGCGAGAAAAAATGGGATTTTTGCACGCCGATGATTTGCCAGTCTCCACAAAAACACTTAGCCAGCTTAATGGCGTGCCAGTCACAAACAACCCTTTGATTGAGCATCGTTTGCGTCAAGGCGAGCAGGTGCTGGTGCAAGTGGTGCGGGACGAGCTGGGAGAGAAGGGTGTACGCTTGACTGCCAATCTTGCCATCTCAACACATCTATTGGTCTATCGACCTGATGATGTATGCCAAGTCAAAGTCTCACACAAAATTCGTGATAAGCATAGACGACAACATCTGCAAGCATCATTGAGCGATTGGCTTACACAAGAGCAGATGCAAGGCGGCTTGATGGCAAGAACATTGGCTAATGATGCCAGTGATGATGATTTGCAAGGTCATCTGGGCTATCTTGGACAATGTCAGCAACAACTAACAGCCAATCTTACCGCTGCTAAGCTGGCTCATCAAAAAACAGCATTGCTTTACCAAAAGCCTTTATCGGTGCGAATCATCGCTGAGTTTGTTGGGGCAAAGACCCAAACCATCATTGTCGATGATGGTCAGCTGTATCATCGTCTATCGGAGGCTTGTCAATACCTTGCTCCTGATTTATCCCACAGTATTGTGCATCATACCGATGATGTGCCAATTTTTATCGCTCATCAGGTGGAGCAGGCAATACAAAACGCTTTAAGTCGCCAAGTATCACTAAAATCGGGCGGTTATTTGGTGATTGAAGAAACCGAAGCGATGGTCAGTATTGATGTGAATACAGGGTCATTTGTGGGTCATTCATCGCCCAGCCAGTTGATTTATCAGACCAATCTTGAAGCAGTTGATGCCATTGCCAGCCAGTTGATTTTGCGAAATTTAGGCGGCATTATTGTGATTGATTTTATTGACATGAAAGAGCAAGAGCATCGGACAAATCTATATCAAAGATTGCAGCAGGCATTATCGTCAGATAGTGCTAAGACTCAGATAACTCAGGTCAAGCGACCTGATTTGGTGGTACTGACTCGTGAACGCAGTACAAAATCATTATTAAAACAATTATGCCAGCCGTGCAAGGCGTGTCAAGGTATGGGCTGGCAAAAAAGCCCGCATACATTGGGTTTTGAAATAATGCGAGAGATTTTGCGACTGCATCGACAGCACCCTAAGACATCAGGATTTGTGGTGATGGTTCATGAAAGCGTGTTACCATGGTTGTCATCTGATTTAAAGATGGTATTTGATGACCTAAAAAATTCAATCAATAAACAGATTGAATTTAGAAAAAATAATCAATATCGCCCCAATCAATTTGCTGTGCAGCCAAGCTAA
- a CDS encoding Maf family protein, which translates to MQLPIILASTSPRRTQLLHQAGVAHDILSVEIDESWQDDESATDYISRMVNQKANQAIAKLAGNQDCLVITADTIGVLDDGTVLTKPINQADAYRMWDCLSGATHQIWTAVCVSRMSAGVQQREQICVCTEVDFVPLTESMKQRYWATGEPLDKAGAYAIQGGAMAWVSQIRGSYTNVVGLPLAQTVALIDKMQTDTTQD; encoded by the coding sequence ATGCAGTTACCCATTATTTTGGCTTCAACATCGCCACGACGCACACAGTTGTTGCATCAAGCAGGCGTGGCACATGATATTTTGTCGGTTGAGATTGATGAAAGTTGGCAAGATGACGAGTCTGCAACCGACTACATCAGTCGTATGGTCAATCAAAAAGCAAATCAAGCCATTGCCAAACTTGCTGGTAATCAAGATTGCCTTGTGATTACTGCTGATACCATAGGTGTGCTTGATGATGGCACGGTGCTGACCAAGCCAATCAATCAAGCAGATGCGTATCGTATGTGGGATTGTTTATCTGGTGCGACCCATCAGATTTGGACGGCAGTTTGTGTCAGTCGAATGTCGGCAGGCGTGCAACAACGAGAACAAATCTGTGTGTGTACCGAAGTGGATTTTGTGCCATTGACCGAATCGATGAAACAGCGTTATTGGGCGACTGGCGAACCTTTGGATAAGGCAGGTGCTTACGCAATTCAGGGCGGGGCGATGGCTTGGGTCAGTCAGATTCGTGGCAGTTATACCAATGTTGTAGGTTTGCCGTTGGCTCAGACTGTGGCATTGATTGATAAGATGCAAACCGATACAACACAGGATTAG
- the gatC gene encoding Asp-tRNA(Asn)/Glu-tRNA(Gln) amidotransferase subunit GatC — MSATLSCEDILAVAKLSRLSMDEKLAGDYAKDISKILSMMDILNGVNTDGVEPLANIHASCQTLRQDIPTNNIDRTANQSVAPSVQDGLYLVPQVIE; from the coding sequence ATGAGTGCAACTTTATCTTGTGAAGATATTTTGGCGGTTGCCAAGCTCTCTCGCCTGTCGATGGACGAGAAACTTGCTGGCGATTATGCCAAAGATATCAGTAAGATTCTATCAATGATGGACATTCTTAATGGCGTTAATACCGATGGCGTAGAACCGCTTGCCAATATCCATGCAAGCTGCCAAACCCTGCGTCAAGACATTCCAACCAATAACATTGACCGCACCGCCAACCAATCGGTTGCACCAAGCGTGCAAGATGGTCTGTATCTGGTTCCACAAGTCATTGAATGA
- the gatA gene encoding Asp-tRNA(Asn)/Glu-tRNA(Gln) amidotransferase subunit GatA → MSQLHTLSTQQIIQGLANKEFSSLELTNHLLNRIEKYDGQINSFITVTADLARQNAKLADELRAKGDTRPLLGVPMAHKDIFCTQGVLTTCGSKMLHNFISPYDATIVSKINEAGMVSLGKLNMDEFAMGSDNEKSYYGAVKNPWDTTRVPGGSSGGSAAAVAAGFVPMSTGSDTGGSIRQPASFCGVTGIKPTYGRVSRFGMVAYASSFDQAGAFGRSAQDCAYLLQAMSGYDPKDSTSVNKDVPNWVGELDKVSGDKPLAGLKVGVPQEYFGTGLNADVKAKIEDALKVYQELGATLVDVHLTDPQITLATYYLLAPAEASSNLSRFDGVRYGYRCENPADLHDLYTRSRSEGFGAEVQRRIIMGTYALSAGYFDAYYVKAQKVRRLILNDFLKAFETCDIIATPTAPTVAYKLGENLSPAEIYMGDVYTIGVNLAGLPSLSHPVGFVGGLPVGLQLIGKHWAESELLKTAHVYQANTKFHQEMPDLVK, encoded by the coding sequence ATGAGTCAATTACACACTTTATCTACCCAGCAGATAATTCAAGGCTTGGCAAACAAAGAATTTAGCAGTCTTGAACTGACCAATCATCTACTTAATCGCATTGAAAAATATGACGGTCAAATCAACAGTTTCATCACCGTCACTGCTGATTTGGCTCGCCAAAATGCCAAATTGGCTGACGAACTGCGTGCCAAAGGCGACACTCGTCCACTACTTGGCGTACCAATGGCACACAAGGATATTTTTTGCACACAAGGGGTTTTGACCACTTGTGGCTCAAAAATGCTGCACAACTTCATCTCGCCTTATGATGCCACCATCGTCAGCAAAATCAATGAAGCTGGCATGGTCAGTCTTGGTAAACTGAACATGGACGAGTTTGCCATGGGTTCGGATAACGAAAAATCCTACTATGGGGCGGTCAAAAACCCTTGGGATACCACCCGAGTACCAGGTGGTTCGTCTGGTGGTAGTGCAGCAGCGGTGGCAGCAGGCTTTGTACCAATGTCCACAGGCTCTGATACAGGTGGCTCAATTCGACAGCCAGCCAGCTTTTGTGGGGTAACAGGCATTAAGCCTACCTATGGGCGAGTGTCTCGCTTTGGTATGGTGGCGTATGCGTCTAGCTTTGACCAAGCAGGGGCGTTTGGGCGGTCAGCACAAGACTGTGCCTATCTTTTGCAGGCGATGAGCGGTTATGACCCCAAAGACAGTACAAGTGTAAACAAAGATGTGCCAAACTGGGTGGGTGAACTTGACAAAGTAAGTGGCGACAAACCGCTTGCAGGGCTAAAAGTGGGCGTACCGCAAGAATATTTTGGCACAGGGTTAAATGCTGATGTTAAAGCCAAAATTGAAGACGCTCTAAAAGTCTATCAAGAGCTTGGGGCAACGCTCGTGGATGTGCATTTGACCGACCCACAAATTACCCTTGCCACTTATTATTTGCTTGCCCCTGCCGAAGCCAGCTCCAATTTGTCTCGCTTTGACGGGGTGCGTTATGGCTATCGCTGTGAAAATCCTGCCGATTTGCACGATTTGTACACACGCAGTCGCTCGGAAGGCTTTGGGGCGGAAGTGCAACGCCGTATCATTATGGGGACTTATGCCCTGAGTGCAGGCTATTTTGATGCCTATTATGTCAAGGCTCAAAAGGTACGCCGTTTGATTTTAAACGACTTTTTAAAAGCCTTTGAAACCTGCGACATCATCGCCACACCAACCGCCCCAACGGTTGCCTATAAATTGGGCGAAAATCTCTCCCCTGCCGAAATCTATATGGGCGATGTCTATACCATTGGCGTAAACTTAGCAGGCTTGCCAAGTTTGTCGCACCCTGTGGGCTTTGTTGGTGGCTTGCCTGTGGGCTTGCAACTGATTGGCAAACATTGGGCGGAAAGCGAACTTCTAAAAACCGCTCATGTGTATCAGGCGAATACCAAGTTTCATCAAGAGATGCCGGATTTGGTGAAGTGA
- the bla gene encoding class A beta-lactamase, whose product MQRRHFLQKTLLALPIIFSGNLLTGCKTSLSNNHLPNDKITKNPNLLQNKLKEILPIWENKFNAKIGMTIIADSGEISSHRGDEYFPVNSTIKAFIASHILLLVDKGKLDLNEKIIIKESDLIEYSPVCKKYFDENKPISISELCEATITLSDNGSANILLDKIGGLTAFNQFLKEIGADMVLANNEPLLNHSHYGETSDTAKPIPYTRSLKALITDNILSNQSKEQLITWLINDKVADNLLRKYLPKNWRIGDKTGTGSESKNIIAVIWNENNKSYFVSLFITQPHDGKSLDFKNQKDEIMAQIGKEIYPFL is encoded by the coding sequence ATGCAACGCCGTCATTTTTTACAAAAAACCTTATTGGCACTACCTATTATTTTTTCTGGCAATTTATTAACTGGATGCAAAACGAGTTTATCCAATAACCATTTACCTAATGACAAGATAACAAAAAATCCAAATTTATTACAAAATAAATTAAAAGAAATATTGCCAATTTGGGAAAATAAATTTAATGCCAAAATTGGTATGACGATTATTGCTGACAGTGGTGAAATATCCAGCCATCGTGGTGATGAATATTTTCCTGTTAATAGCACCATTAAAGCCTTTATCGCAAGCCATATATTATTACTTGTAGATAAAGGAAAATTGGATTTAAATGAAAAAATCATCATTAAAGAAAGCGATTTGATAGAATATTCTCCTGTCTGTAAAAAATACTTTGATGAGAATAAACCAATTTCTATTAGTGAATTGTGCGAAGCTACCATAACACTGAGTGATAATGGTTCTGCTAATATCTTGTTGGATAAAATTGGGGGTTTGACTGCATTCAATCAATTTTTGAAAGAGATTGGGGCGGATATGGTGTTAGCAAATAATGAACCTTTACTAAATCACTCACATTATGGTGAAACCAGTGATACCGCAAAACCAATTCCTTATACAAGAAGCCTAAAAGCATTGATTACAGACAATATCCTATCCAATCAAAGCAAAGAACAGTTGATAACTTGGCTTATCAATGATAAAGTTGCTGATAATTTATTGAGAAAATATTTACCAAAAAATTGGCGAATTGGCGACAAAACAGGCACAGGTAGTGAATCAAAAAATATCATTGCTGTGATTTGGAATGAAAATAATAAATCTTATTTTGTCAGCTTATTTATCACTCAGCCACATGATGGTAAATCCCTTGATTTTAAAAATCAAAAAGATGAAATAATGGCACAAATTGGTAAAGAAATTTATCCATTTTTATAA
- a CDS encoding GNAT family N-acetyltransferase, with product MNVLIVRTEQKHSDGMQKLYSNPSVFAQTLHLPSQSNDNWKKWLGNIPDNVHSFVAIIQKDDTDIVAGNIALRIETNERRKHIGNFVIAVSDEFQGQGIGKALLNTVVDLADNWLNLKRVELTVYTDNQKAISLYQKFGFVIEGEHKAFAFRNGEFVSAYTMARIKA from the coding sequence ATGAACGTTTTAATTGTCCGCACCGAACAAAAACATTCAGATGGAATGCAAAAACTTTATAGCAATCCTAGCGTTTTTGCTCAAACTTTGCATTTACCCAGTCAATCAAACGATAATTGGAAAAAGTGGCTTGGTAATATTCCTGATAATGTCCATTCTTTTGTGGCGATTATCCAAAAAGACGATACCGACATTGTTGCTGGTAATATCGCTCTAAGAATAGAAACCAATGAACGCAGAAAACATATTGGTAATTTTGTCATTGCCGTCAGTGATGAATTTCAAGGGCAAGGCATTGGTAAAGCACTTTTAAATACCGTTGTTGATTTGGCGGATAATTGGCTAAATTTAAAACGAGTAGAACTTACCGTTTATACCGACAATCAAAAAGCCATTAGCCTATATCAAAAATTTGGCTTTGTTATTGAAGGAGAACACAAGGCTTTTGCATTTAGAAATGGCGAGTTTGTGAGTGCCTATACAATGGCGAGAATTAAGGCTTAA
- a CDS encoding type II toxin-antitoxin system VapC family toxin, with protein MNYLLDTHILLWALLDDKQFSKKARDTILANSDRLYFSSVNVWEVAIKYNKSRNNGFDDFIEPNYFYQLLKTARYKELVVNSQHAIAVKDLPNIHQDPFDRILIAQAMSENLILMTADEKIKQYSNLNLLMV; from the coding sequence ATGAATTATTTGCTAGATACACACATTTTATTATGGGCATTGCTTGATGACAAACAATTTAGCAAAAAGGCAAGGGACACCATTCTTGCCAATAGCGATAGACTGTATTTTAGCAGCGTTAATGTTTGGGAAGTAGCAATCAAATACAATAAAAGTCGCAACAATGGTTTTGATGATTTTATTGAGCCTAATTATTTTTATCAATTATTAAAAACAGCACGCTATAAGGAATTGGTTGTCAATAGCCAGCACGCCATAGCGGTTAAAGATTTGCCAAATATTCACCAAGACCCTTTTGATAGAATTTTAATCGCCCAAGCAATGAGTGAAAACCTTATTTTAATGACGGCTGATGAAAAAATTAAGCAATACTCCAATCTAAACCTGTTAATGGTTTAA